A region of Pristis pectinata isolate sPriPec2 chromosome 24, sPriPec2.1.pri, whole genome shotgun sequence DNA encodes the following proteins:
- the LOC127582648 gene encoding transcription factor JunD-like, protein METPFYHDDILSTVSSMKKSLSLPVSDNGLKSQRDSEAPLNSPDLGFLKLASPDLERLIIQSSGLVTTSPGPAQSLFPRSVTDEQNSFAEGFVKALEDLHKQNQLNGLAGPQAPLPAPGPASGAGGSSAGLQHPEPPVYTNLSPYSGTPGPAPAVSYSPEPSAAATSSYPPLGHPLCPQGRLQAPKDEPQTVPDVSGLGDSPPVSPIDMDTQERIKAERKRLRNRIAASKCRKRKLERISRLEDKVKSLKCQNSELASTASLLREQVAQLKQKVLTHVNSGCQLLLSPQVQAY, encoded by the coding sequence ATGGAAACGCCCTTCTACCATGACGATATCCTGAGCACGGTCAGCAGCATGAAGAAGAGCCTGAGCCTACCTGTGTCCGACAACGGCCTCAAGAGCCAACGCGACTCCGAGGCCCCGCTCAACTCGCCCGACCTGGGCTTCCTCAAGCTCGCGTCTCCCGATCTCGAACGCCTCATCATTCAGTCGAGCGGCCTGGTAACCACCAGCCCCGGGCCGGCCCAGAGCCTCTTCCCCCGCAGCGTGACGGACGAGCAAAACTCGTTCGCCGAGGGGTTCGTCAAGGCCCTGGAGGATCTCCACAAACAGAACCAGCTGAACGGCCTGGCCGGTCCACAGGCTCCGCTCCCTGCCCCCGGCCCGGCCTCAGGAGCTGGCGGCAGCTCCGCCGGCTTGCAACATCCCGAGCCTCCCGTCTACACTAACCTCAGCCCGTACAGCGGGACGCCGGGCCCGGCGCCGGCCGTCAGCTACAGTCCCGAGCCCTCGGCCGCCGCAACCTCCTCCTACCCGCCTCTCGGACACCCCCTCTGCCCGCAGGGCCGGCTTCAAGCCCCCAAAGACGAGCCGCAGACGGTGCCGGACGTGTCGGGTCTGGGCGACAGCCCGCCGGTCTCACCTATCGATATGGACACTCAGGAACGAATCAAGGCCGAGAGGAAGCGCCTGCGGAACCGCATCGCCGCCTCCAAGTGCAGGAAGCGCAAGCTGGAGCGCATCTCCCGGCTGGAGGACAAGGTGAAGAGCCTCAAGTGCCAGAACTCGGAGTTAGCCTCCACCGCCAGCCTGCTCCGGGAGCAGGTGGCTCAGCTCAAGCAGAAGGTGCTGACCCACGTCAACAGCGGCTGCCAGCTGCTGCTTAGTCCGCAGGTGCAAGCTTACTAG